Part of the Sinomonas atrocyanea genome is shown below.
TCGCGAGCCACAGCGCAGGGAGGGTCGCGAGGGTCTGGCGCACGATGTCGCCGGCGCCGATCGGGGCCCCCGTCGCATCGGAGGTCGCCGCGAGCACGGCGCCGCCCACCGCGAAGGTGGCCGAGGGCGCGAGGAGCGCGGCCACGGCCGTGGGGACGAAGTAGCCCTGCCGCGAGACGGCGGTGGAGAGGAGCCACTCGGCGCGGCCCTCCTCTTCCTCGGCGGCGAACCGCGCGGCGACCTGGATCCCGAGGACGGCCCCGGTCAGCGCCAGGATGAGCAGGAGCAGCGAGACGAACGTGAAGGTCAGGTCCGCCTCCGTCGCCGCGTGCGCGGCGAGGAGCTGGCGGATGAAGGCGTTGCCCTCGTAGAAGTCCCGCAGCGTCCCGGTCACGAGCCCGTAGACGAAGCCGAGGAACACGAAGGCGGCCGTCCAGGTCAGGGTCGGCGCCCGGTAGAGGGCGGCGGTGTGCCCCCACACCCCCGCGCGCCACCGGGTGGGCCCCGGACGCTCGTGGACCAGTCCGGCGCCGTAGTCCCGCCGGCCGGCCAGCCACGCCCCGACTCCTGCCGCCGCGGCGCCCGCTGCGACGAGGAGGGCGAGCGGTGCCGGGCTGAGCTCCGTGGCCGGCCGCACGAGCTCCGCCCAGCCCAGCGGGCTCGTCCACAGGGCCCACTCCCCTCCCGTGAGGGTGTCCGCGAGCCCGCGCACCACGTAGGCGAGGACCAGGATCGTCGCCGCAAGCGTGTTGGCCGTGCGGGCATACGAGCCGATCTGGCAGGTGACCGCGGCAATGCCCGCGAACGTGACTCCCACTCCGCCGATGAGCGCCCCGAGTGCGAAGGACTCCTGTGCGCGGGCGCCGGACACCGCGAGGGTGCCACCGATCACGAGGGCCACGGCCGCGGAGGCGATCCACGCGAGCAGGACCGCGGCGGCGAGGCGCGCGTGCTGGCCCACGGCCCCCGAGTCGATGAGCTCGGCCTGCCCGGTGTCCTCGGCGGCCCGCGCGTGCCGGGTGACCGCGAAGACGGCCATGAGCGCGGCGAAGAACATGCCGAAGACCTGCATGCGCCACGTCGTGAAGCCGAAGGGGTCGTCCAGGCGGTCCGCGGGGCCGAGGAGGAGCATGAACGCCGGGTTGGTGCTCAGGGTCTGCTCGAGCGAGCGCGCCTCGTCGGGGCCCGAGAACACGGTCGAGTAGCTGTTGTACACGGTGAACGGGAAGAGCGCGATGATGAGGACCCAGGGTGCGAGCCGGAGCCGGTCGAGCCGGAGCGCGAACAGGAGCAGCCGCCCGGTGCCCGCGAACCCGCTCACGGCTGCTCCTGCCCCGAGCCGCCGCGGTGGCGACCCCGCGCACGACGGCGAGCGGCGGCGTCGTGCGTCCCGCTCTCCTTCCCCTCGGTGCCGGGCGGGAGGCGGTCGCCGTAGTGCTGGAGGAAGAGGTCCTCGAGGCTCGGAGGGGTGACCGTCAGCGCGCGCAGGCCGTGGGCGGCGAGGGCGTTCATGGCGAGGCCGAGCCCCTCGCCGTCGACGCTGAAGCGCACGCGGCCGTCGTCGATGCGCAGGTCCGCGACGCCGGGCAGCGCCGCGAGGGCGTCGGGACGGGCCGCGCCGTCCGCGAGCGTCGCGGCGACGGTGGTGCGGGCGCGGACCTGCATCTGCTCGAGCGTGCCGGTCTCGATGACCCGGCCCTGGCGGACGATGCTGATGCGGTCCGCGAGGGCCTCGACCTCGGCCAGGATGTGGCTCGAGAGCAG
Proteins encoded:
- a CDS encoding ABC transporter permease, whose protein sequence is MSGFAGTGRLLLFALRLDRLRLAPWVLIIALFPFTVYNSYSTVFSGPDEARSLEQTLSTNPAFMLLLGPADRLDDPFGFTTWRMQVFGMFFAALMAVFAVTRHARAAEDTGQAELIDSGAVGQHARLAAAVLLAWIASAAVALVIGGTLAVSGARAQESFALGALIGGVGVTFAGIAAVTCQIGSYARTANTLAATILVLAYVVRGLADTLTGGEWALWTSPLGWAELVRPATELSPAPLALLVAAGAAAAGVGAWLAGRRDYGAGLVHERPGPTRWRAGVWGHTAALYRAPTLTWTAAFVFLGFVYGLVTGTLRDFYEGNAFIRQLLAAHAATEADLTFTFVSLLLLILALTGAVLGIQVAARFAAEEEEGRAEWLLSTAVSRQGYFVPTAVAALLAPSATFAVGGAVLAATSDATGAPIGAGDIVRQTLATLPALWLATAAGLALVGAAPLLRWIAWLLLVYWLLVTVFGPVLKAPDWLLDTSPFHVIPRVTAADADWAPVAWILAITAALLAAAVLGYRARSIRGA